The proteins below are encoded in one region of Drosophila santomea strain STO CAGO 1482 chromosome 3R, Prin_Dsan_1.1, whole genome shotgun sequence:
- the LOC120453165 gene encoding uncharacterized protein LOC120453165, giving the protein MRGFIVLCLCSVVLAAPQGYNYNPGPSGFGGISTTTGGGSFFQGAVQVAPGQPQAVYQQPAAQTHHQQQHVQQQQAIVSKRFFIHSAPEEAEDYKERHITVGVPKRNYNVVFIKSPQRNNRKTIKISPAANEEKTVIYVLSKKGESDLNAEVVEQASSTSKPEVFFIKYKTNEEAAHAQQQIQAQYDALGGSSQLTDEGVAPVTSVIGALGNSEGHIDTGSVVGGTGTGQIVSTSAVGSHTGNAYLPPNF; this is encoded by the exons ATGCGTGGATTCATT GTCCTGTGCCTTTGCTCCGTGGTTCTTGCTGCCCCCCAGGGCTACAACTACAATCCCGGCCCGTCCGGCTTTGGCGGAATCAGCACCACCACCGGTGGAGGCTCCTTCTTCCAGGGCGCCGTCCAGGTGGCCCCCGGGCAGCCGCAGGCCGTCTACCAGCAGCCGGCTGCTCAGACtcaccaccaacagcagcatgtgcagcagcaacaggctATCGTCTCCAAGCGCTTCTTCATCCACTCTGCGCCGGAGGAGGCTGAGGATTACAAGGAACGTCATATCACCGTCGGCGTGCCCAAGCGTAACTACAATGTGGTCTTTATCAAGTCGCCACAACGCAACAACAGGAAGACCATCAAGATCAGCCCCGCCGCCAACGAGGAGAAGACCGTTATCTACGTGCTGAGCAAGAAGGGCGAGAGCGACTTGAACGCCGAGGTTGTGGAGCAGGCCAGCTCCACTAGCAAGCCGGAGGTCTTCTTCATCAAGTACAAGACCAACGAAGAGGCCGCCCACGCCCAGCAGCAGATCCAAGCCCAGTACGACGCCCTGGGCGGCAGCAGCCAGCTGACCGACGAGGGAGTGGCTCCCGTCACCTCCGTAATTGGAGCGCTAGGCAACAGCGAGGGTCACATCGATACGGGATCCGTTGTGGGCGGCACGGGAACCGGTCAGATTGTCTCCACCAGCGCTGTCGGGTCACACACGGGTAATGCATACCTGCCACCCAATTTCTAA
- the LOC120452745 gene encoding odorant receptor 82a has translation MIRLFQLQEYCLRLMGHNDDMDSTEVRALSLKHISSLIFVISAQYPLISYVAHNRNDMEKVTACLSVVFTNMLTVIKISSFLANRRDFWEMIRRFRKMHEQTSPTQRNGEGFDYVAEANKLAFFLGRAYCLSCGLTGLYFMLGPILKIGACRWHGTTCDKELPMPMKFPFNDLKSPGYEVCFFYTVLVTVVVVAYASAVDGLFISFAINLRAHFQTLQAQIENWEFPLSKQDTQARLKSIVEYHVLLHSLSSKLRSMYTPTVMGQFVITSLQVGVIIYQLVTNMDSVMDLLLYASFFGSIMLQLFIYCYGGEIIKAESLQVDTAVRLSDWHLASPKSRTSLSLIILQSQKEVVIRAGFFVASLANFVGICRTALSLITLIKSIE, from the exons ATGATTAGACTGTTTCAACTGCAGGAGTACTGCCTACGGTTAATGGGGCATAATGACGACATGGATAGTACCGAAGTCAGGGCACTTAGCTTAAAGCACATTAGCTCCCTGATTTTCGTTATTTCGGCGCAGTATCCTTTGATCTCTTATGTCGCCCACAACCGCAATGACATGGAAAAAGTCACGGCATGTCTCAGCGTGGTGTTCACCAATATGCTAACGGTTATaaaaatttcttcatttttggCAAACAGAAGGGACTTTTGGGAAATGATTCGCCGCTTCAGGAAAATGCATGAGCAGA CAAGTCCAACTCAAAGAAACGGAGAAGGATTTGACTACGTTGCCGAAGCCAATAAACTAGCATTTTTTCTGGGAAGAGCATATTGCTTGTCCTGCGGCCTTACCGGGCTCTATTTCATGCTGGGACCCATTCTAAAAATTGGAGCTTGCCGTTGGCATGGTACAACATGTGACAAGGAGCTGCCCATGCCAATGAA GTTTCCATTTAACGATTTGAAGAGCCCAGGATACGAAGTTTGTTTTTTCTACACCGTACTAGTCactgttgtcgttgttgccTATGCGTCGGCAGTCgatggtttatttatttcgtttgctaTTAATCTGCGAGCTCATTTTCAGACACTGCAGGCCCAAATTGAAAACTGGGAGTTTCCATTATCCAAACAAGACACACAAGCAAGGCTGAAATCAATCGTTGAATACCATGTGCTACTGCACTCCTTATCCTCAAAGTTACGATCGATGTACACACCCACTGTGATGGGGCAGTTCGTCATAACCTCCTTGCAGGTTGGTGTTATAATATACCAACTAGTGACA AACATGGACTCTGTTATGGATCTCTTACTGTATGCATCGTTTTTCGGTTCAATCATGCTGCAATTATTTATCTATTGCTACGGCGGTGAAATCATCAAGGCTGAG AGTTTGCAGGTTGATACTGCTGTTCGGCTCTCCGACTGGCATCTGGCTTCTCCCAAGTCACGTACATCTCTGTCATTGATCATTCTTCAGTCCCAAAAGGAAGTGGTTATCAGGGCTGGTTTCTTTGTTGCATCTCTAGCTAATTTCGTTGGG ATCTGTAGAACAGCCTTATCGTTGATAACACTCATCAAATctattgaataa